CAGAGAACTTGCACTATCCGAGTTCGTTATGATAAGAGGTGATGGCTTCGCCTTCTTCTTCTCGTTCAGCCTTGGCAACGCATTTAATAGCTTCAACGTATACGGATGAGAGGGCTTTTCGAAGATTTCCTCGGTCGTACCGCTCTCTACAATTGCCCCTTCCTTCATAACGACGACACGATCGCACATCCCGGCGACCACCCCAAGGTCGTGTGTAATTAAAATGATCGAGGTACCGAATTTCTCTTGGATATTCTTCATTAGACTCAAAATTTGCGCCTGAATCGTCACATCAAGTGCCGTCGTCGGTTCATCGGCAATCAGCAGAGCAGGACGGCATGCCAGGGCAATCGCGATCATAACCCGCTGACGCATCCCACCGGAGAATTCATGCGGATATTGATTATACCTGACTTCACTATTGCGGATCCCTACCAGCTTGAGCATTTCCAGAGCCTGCTGCTTCGCTTCCTTCTTCGATAGTTGCTGATGCTTGATCAGACTCTCTGAGATCTGTTTTCCGATTTTGATGGTCGGATTTAAGGATGTCATCGGGTCTTGAAAGATCATGCCGATATCACGACCACGAATGCTTTCCATCTCTTTTTCCGAATAATCGGCCAGGTTTTTACCTAGAAAAGTAATCTCTCCTGCTTTCATATATGAAGGCGGCGAAGGCAGTAAACGCATAATCGAACGAGCCGTTACGCTCTTCCCGCTGCCGGATTCCCCTACAATCCCCAGGGTCTCTCCCTTTCTAACCTCGAAGCTTACCCCGCGGACCGCTTCAACTTCTTGTTCACGTGTCTGAAAGGAAACCGTTAAATCCTTCACTTGTAGTATAGTTTCCACATTAATCACACCTGTCTAGTATGTATTATCGTTAAATCTATCATTTCGAGTGTTGACATAAAAAACAACCTACCATAATATATACTATATCCATCGGAATAATGCAAATTGTTACATCAGGAGGGGAACTGTTGTGGAAGTTGCTAGAGCGACCAAAGAGCAAACTAGAGAATCGCATTTTATCCATTACATAAGTAACACCTATGCCAAAATGCTGCGGAATCCTTCCTATAAATATTTTTTACTAATCCTGGGAGCACCCGTTAATCTCGCTGTTCTACTATTTCACTTATCTCGCCGAAAGAATGACGTCTATCACACTCTACTTGACGAGACTCATCACGAATTACTTGAATCCGGCTATATGGGGCAACTATTAGAAGAGACGCGAGAGCAGCTACTGAGAAAACAGCAATTCTTCAAACAGAACGTAAGCGCGGAGCAGACGGAGCGCGAGGCCCATAAAATAGCCAAGGCCAGATTTCAGGAGGAGCTGACCGAGAGCACGAATCGCAAGCTACTACTTAACGGACAACAGAGATTAAGCTATGCCGAGACTTTTGCCTCGTGTATTCAGAACCGGGTCTTTCTGCTCCTCTCATTCATTCCTGGGATTCTTATGTATCTGCTGATCTTTCTCTATAGCAGCCCTTATGTGAAATATGTGTTTGAGAGATTGCTTATGAGTCTGCTCGTCATTATGGGTGTATCGGTGCTCGTCTTTACAATTCTTCATTTGTCACCGATGAATCCGGCAGCGAATATTCTCGGCGAGACGGCTACGGAAGAACAGATCGCTAACTTTAATAGAATCTATGGACTTGACCAGTCCTATCTATCCCAGCTATGGAACAACATCAAGGGAATCGCCACCTTCGATCTGGGCAAATCGTTCTCCGGCAATGAACAGGTGACAGCGACAATCGCCAGGAAGTTTCCAATTACCTTTACGCTGACGATGATCTCCCTGCTAATATCCATGATCATCGCCATACCCGTGGGGATTATATCAGCGATGAAGCGCAATTCCTTCTGGGATTATACGTTTATGTTTATTGCCCTGATCGGCTTGTCTATTCCAAGCTTCTGGCAGGGACTCATCTTCATATTGAATTTCTCGATCAAGCTTCACTGGCTGCCGGCCACGTATAATCCGCAGAACTGGCTGTCGATCATCATGCCGACGATCGTGCTAGGAACTGGGCTTACTGCATCAGTTGCCAGAATGACCCGTTCTTCCACCCTGGAAGTCATCAATGAGGATTACATTATTACAGCCAAAGCTAAAGGGCTCAGCAAACGTCAAGTGCTCTGGAGACATGCGGTCCGCAATGCGATGATCCCGATCATTACCGTCATCGGCTTGCAATTCGGCGGTATGCTGGGCGGATCGGCGGTCACCGAGAAAGTATTTAATATTAGCGGGATCGGCAGCTATATCGTAGATAAGCAATTTATTCCTGATATCCCGAGCATTATGGGCGGGGTTGTCTATACCGCAATCACGATATCGCTGATCAACGTCATTATCGATATTCTGTATGCCTTTTTCGATCCAAGAATCCGAACCAGGATGAAACAATATTAAAGCAGGTGTAGATATGATCAAGACGAACTTGAAAACTTCCGAGGAATACAGCAAAGCGATCTTCGCTCTGGTGGTCTCCCTTGCCTTATCCGTACTGCTGCTGCTGAACAGCTACAATTTCTCAGCACAGACAGTTAAGCCATATGTTTTTGCCGCTTTTGTTGCGTATGCGCTGTTCACTATCATTCAGACGGCCATTACCCTGCTGATCAGGAGAGATATTCTCCTATACGGAGAGATTAGAAGCTTCACGCGTGCACTCGGCTATGTACAGTTGGCTAGTATTGTGACAGGGAATCTATTCACGGTCACTTCGGCTTTTTATCTCGTTAAGAAGCAGAGGACCCCGGAATATGCCCTGGCTGTATATACATTACTTACAGGTATCTTTGTCATTGCGGTATCGGCGCTCAATCTGTTCAAGCCGTATGTATCAGATACATTCCTGCCGGCGATGTTCATTCTAGTAATCGTAAGTCTATTTCATCTCATCGCATTGCTGCTTGTGGCGAAGTATGTACGTGGTCACCAACCCATCGCCTCGTGGATGTCAGTCGTTGCTTGTCTACTAATCCTGACCGCCACTACTGGCAATCTATTTGCTCTACTGCTCGGCATCAATCTGCTGCTGAAGATCCGCAACCAAGGAAATCCCGCCTCGGCAAAGTGGGAGGATATCTGGGAGAAAATCACGAGAAATACGGCGGCGATGATCGGCTTGTTCTTTATCAT
The window above is part of the Paenibacillus lutimineralis genome. Proteins encoded here:
- a CDS encoding ABC transporter permease, which encodes MLRNPSYKYFLLILGAPVNLAVLLFHLSRRKNDVYHTLLDETHHELLESGYMGQLLEETREQLLRKQQFFKQNVSAEQTEREAHKIAKARFQEELTESTNRKLLLNGQQRLSYAETFASCIQNRVFLLLSFIPGILMYLLIFLYSSPYVKYVFERLLMSLLVIMGVSVLVFTILHLSPMNPAANILGETATEEQIANFNRIYGLDQSYLSQLWNNIKGIATFDLGKSFSGNEQVTATIARKFPITFTLTMISLLISMIIAIPVGIISAMKRNSFWDYTFMFIALIGLSIPSFWQGLIFILNFSIKLHWLPATYNPQNWLSIIMPTIVLGTGLTASVARMTRSSTLEVINEDYIITAKAKGLSKRQVLWRHAVRNAMIPIITVIGLQFGGMLGGSAVTEKVFNISGIGSYIVDKQFIPDIPSIMGGVVYTAITISLINVIIDILYAFFDPRIRTRMKQY